ACACGGAGAGAGTGTTCCAGAGTTGTAAAGGGTTTGTGATGAGTAAATAAGGCCAACTGCCGGTATTCTTCATGATTTAAAATGTCCTCAATATAATCGGATAAATCCACTAGTTTCACCTTCTTAGTCAAGAGAGTGAGAATCTTTTCCATCAGAATGATTAAATCGTTGTTTCTGTAGTCTAATAAATTGTTCTAGGGCTTCCTGTTTGGCGTACAGTAAGGCCATTTTTTCGTGCAAAGTATGACGCATTTTAGGATAGGTATGCAAGAGACGGTAAAATGGAGAACAAGCTATATGAAATGAGAGAAGCTCCAAGCGTTCATATCGATCCTGGAAGATGTTTACAAAGTGTTCTAAGCGGCGGAGCAGCAGGGTTGAATGTATTATATCCCAAAGGGCATAAGCAGATATAACAAGAGCCAGGGCCGAGCGGAGCGTGGGGGGAATCTGCTGCATATAAATTTGAACCCAGGGGTTTATGACATTATAAAAAATTAGCCCTAATATCCCCCAAAGCAAGCTGAAGGGAAGTGCAATCCTCCCGTGAAGATTAAAAGGAGTGGCGTGATAGTCCCAAAGCTGTAAATGAAAGAAACGTTCGAAAAACCAGCCGGCGATGTACTCCAGCAAAGTGCTTAAAAAGATAAACCATAGAAATAGCACAAACCATGAAACGTCGTCAATAAAGCTAGAGCTCCAAATGACAAAGGCGGCGAAAAAACCGTAGATGGGAAGAAAGGGCCCGCTCAGAAATCCAGGGTTTACCATTCTGCGTTGTAAACTGGAACGGTATATGGTTTCCATGATCCAGCCTGCAAAAGCGTAGAGATAAAACGTAAGGATCACATCGGTCAGTTTGGTCACCCCTTTCTTAAAATAAGAAAATACTGAAGTGAATTATCTATAGTTTACTCTAAAAGCCCCTCATTGTACATTTATTGATAGATGATAATAACAGAATAATAGGAATAGTTATAATTTAAATCCGTCTCTGATATTTGTTTTACTTTTCTAAAGTGTATCGGTGCAACCGGCAATCGTATGAGTCTCGTAGACTTGGCATCAGCCGTGTCTTAAGGGTTCACTGATAATTTAAGTGCAGAACATCCCGCACAAGGTATGCTATTATCTTAGCGGTGCTGGGAAGCGGCACTCCTATGGTATGCAAAAGGGAGAATAGGAAGCCAAAGGATAAAAGGAGGGAAAAAACCACTAATTCCCGCCAGTACTTTTGTTGAATCAAACCTGGGACTTCAATGAGAATAATTATTGAGAATAAAAAAATCAACAAAATAACCATCATAAATCTCCTAGTGCCCCCCTAAGTTATTTTGGAAGATGACGCAGTTTTGCTACTATAAGTGTTGTGAGAGGAATGACTAAATAGAACAGCAGGCTGTACATAGGAGTAATATGTATTGACATATAGGATAACTGCATTCGTGACTCATAGGACGTTAGCGCTTGAGTGACACTGATGATTCCAAGAGGAAAAACGAGTGGAACATAAGTGCGTAGTTTGGTTAATTGGGCAATACTTACTGCCGATGTATAATAAAAAAGGCTGGCAATGATAAACAACAAAAAGATTTGCCCCATTGCTACGAGAACTTCTAAACGAGTAAGGATTTTTGCTATACTAATTATGCGGACTGCTTCCAGAGAAGGTGTTGTCATCACCCCGCATAGAGGGCCTAAGGTAGCAATATCTCGTACTGCACCCATTATCATAAACATTCCTCCGAAAATCATTCCTAGAAGAACGGATTTTTTGGCCTCTTTCGGTTTATTCATTGAAGGAATCACCATCAGAAAGATCATCACGGTACTAAATGAATAGTGTAATATGATATGGGTACTATGAATGAAATCTCTTAATGGCAGTTCAAAGATTGGCAAGAGATTGGTAAATTTCATGTCCTTTAATAAAAGCCCAACCGTAACGGTTATAATCAAGTATGTTATAAAAAAGAACAGGATACTTACACGAGCAATAACCTCTATTCCCAGGCGGACTGCCCAAGCACAGATAAAGATAAACATGATCATGATTAGGATGACCGGAGTTTCAGGCATAACGTAGGTTAGGACAAAATCTCCGATATACCAAAGGTAAATGGATAAGGATGATAAGAATAAATAGACATAATGTAAAGAAACGAATTTTCCCAGATAGGGTCCGAAAACCAGATCGTTGATTTGGATGATATTCTGGCCCGGAAATTGATTGGCGATGGCAAGATAAATAAAAGCAAAAAGAAGGCCAAGGATAAGTGCAGCTATTACTGCCAGCCAGGTATCATGTTTAGCAATAGGGTAGGCATAGGACAAAGACGATAAGAGGCTGCCTTGGATAAAACAGCCTACCAAAAACATCAGTTGGGAACTGGAGATTTCTCCTTTTTCAAGTTTCATGACGGGCAATTACTCCTTTTTTTCCGGGGCTGCAGGTTGTTCTAGGGAGCCGGAACGACGAATTTTAGCTTCGACAAGAATTTCTACATCTAGATTCGGAAATATGTCATCCCAGTCATCTTTCATTTCCTGCCATTCCTTTGGATGTCTTTGATGAAGGATATCTCCAAAACCAAAAATATCCGCATTTAGTTTCTTAGCTTTATCCAGAGTGGCTTCAATCTCTTCCTTAATGGCTTCCGACTCTTGTTCTTCTAATCGTTCAACAGCATCCGGGGATGCTAAGTTCTCAGCACAAGCTTGACTGCCGATATTTCCTTCTTCTTTGATCTCCACGGTTATATGAGGCTTGTCATCAGTGATTTTTGAAGTGATCTTTCCCTTGGACCGAATGATTTCCAAGCTGACTTTATCCTCACTGTCCGGGCAATTAATGTCGATAATCCCGCTCTTTACTTTGTCGATCACCCATAGTAATCCACGAGTTTCCTTTTTGTCCATTTCTCCGATCATTTTATCGTCTTTAAATATGGCTGTCCCAGAGACAACTAAGACCCGGTTATCCCCTTGGCCTTCGATTCTGATAATCGGAGCAATGGGAGCAGTTGTCTTGCTCATTAAGCGAATGACGAATTGATAGAGCCTGGTAATGCTGGATTGAGAAGTTGCAGCCTGGGCATCTATGAGGTCGGATATATTAATAGAAGGGACTTTCTCCAACTTTGGCTTGACATCAAATATATCCCCTGCTTTATCTTCGGCGACTAAAATGAATACTTCTGAGCGGGCTTCCTGATCTCGCTGAAAGAAATCCAGGTATTCGGAAATTCCCTCTTCAGCTAAAGAACGGCCGAAAATAAGAACTTGATTATGAGGCCAATACAACTTTCGGCTGGATTTATGAGTATAATCTCTTATAATTTTAAAAACACTATCCCCCGAGTTTTTGACATTCCAATAGGCGCCGGCACCGTTACTTCCGCCTCCGGAGCCCCCTTCCTCAGGGCTGCTTGTTTTTAATTCTGCGGTTTTAACAATTTGTGTTGTTAAATCAAGTTTATCCTTGCCTTCCCCTTTATCCAGACCGAGACCAAGGACGATGGCTAAGCTTGGCAGTTCGCGGCGATTCCAACAACCGGTCATGCTTATTATCAGAGTTATAATCATTAGTATCATAACGATGTTTTTATAGCAGCTTTTCATGGATAACCCCTATCTAGACAAATTCATTTAGATTGTTTATCTTCCTGCGGGGGAGGAGGTTCCGGCTTTAGGCGAAATTCTTTACGCTTCGGATCCTGCCAACCGATCAACTTGGGTCTAGTGATCATTGTCCATATGGGCGCTCTTATAAAGGCATCTTTCAGGTCCATGGTACTTAGGGGGGCTATGGGAGACAAATAGGGAGTTCCAAAGGATCTTAATGATGCCAGATGAATGAAGAGACCGATTAAGCCGATGATGATACCAAAACCACCTGAAAAACCTGCCAGGGTTACAAAAATTATGCGCAGTACACCCCCGGAATCCGTCTGAGCCGGTACGACAAAACTAGCGACAGCTGTCAGAGCTACGACAATAACCATCGGGGCACCTATCAGTCCGGCAGTTACTGCGGATTGACCGATGACCAGAGCACCTACGATGCTAACGGCTTGGCCAACAGGTCTCGGCAATCTTACCCCTGCCTCCCTTAAAATTTCAAAGACAACTCCCATGCCTATAGCTTCTACTACAGCAGGGAAGGGCACTCCTTCCTGAGCTGCAGCCATACTAAATAAGAGCGGGGTCGGAATCAGCTCTTGGTGGAAGGTGGTTAAGGCCACATAAGTAGCAGGGGCCAGGATGCTCAGTGCATAGGCAAGAAAGCGGAGCATTCGGATAAAGCTTGCAAAGTATGGGCGGGAATAATAATCTTCAGCACTTTGAAAGCTTTCCAGCATCACCATGGGGACTGTCAAAACAAAGGGAGTACCGTCAACCAGTATGGCTGCCCTTCCTTCCAGAATCTTTGCAGCTGCCGCATCCGGTTTCTCAGTATTGGAGATGGTTGCAAAAATAGAAAAGGGCGCATCTTCAATATATTGCTCAATCAAGCCGGATTCTAAAATTGAGTCGGTTTTAATGTCATTGAGCCTGCGCTTAATTTCCTCAATGAGCAAAGGATTGGCAAGTTCTTTGATATAAGCAATACATATTTTTGTCTTTGTCCTCTGACCGATTCGCATTGATTCTAAAACTAAGTCCGGATTTCTGATTTTACGCCTTAGTAAGGTAGTATTCGTCAGGAGATTTTCCACAAAACCTTCCCGAGGTCCACGGACGACTGATTCAGTTTTGGGATCTGAAACATTGCGGGATTTCCAGTCCGCTGTCATGATCATTAAAGCATCTGAGCAGCCATTGACTAACATAATAGTTTGGCCTGACAGACAACAATCGAGAATATCCTCAATGGAATTGGATTGATCCACCTCTCCGGCTGTAAGCAAGGTTGTTTTAATAATGTCAATAAGATCCGGCTTCAATGAGGTTTTTTTTTCTTTCAGACAGGACTCCAGCATTAAAGGTTTAAGAATGCTTTCATTAATGATGGTTGGATTGGTCATGCCTGTAAGGTAAATTAGGGCTGCATCTATTTGACCGTATTCAGCAAGGGCAAATTCACGTATGACAATATCATAGTTTTTCCCAATGAACTCTCGGATGATTTTCAGGTTGGTTTTAAGACTTGAAGTAAGATTAGATGGAGTATTTGGAGCTGAACTTTGTTCCTTGGGGGTTGATGCATTACTCTGATTTAGTAATTTCAACAGTTTATATTTACTTAATAGGAAACTAAGCACTACCCCCATCCCTTTCTTTAGTCTTTTAGTTAATATGACCAATGCAGCTGCAAGTTATTTATTTTGATGCAAGCTTTGAGGGCTGCACCGCCCCTCCATGCGATGGATTCACTCCTGTGGGCCAAGCTGCCCTGGATAGTAAAAAAACTGCGGAGAACCGCAGTTTTTTACTAATATTCCCGAGTATGCACTTAATTATAAGCCTGGATTGCAATAGATTTAGTGAAGAAAGGGAAATGCCACTAATAAGCATATTACTTCTGAGAGTTCAATAAAAGCACCATACAAGTCACCCGTTAAGCCCCCTAAAAGGGCAGAAATTCTGTAGGACATAATGGTTATCAGGAGTGCAGTAACACCTAAAGCAAGGGGGCCGGCTAAGCCGAGGAGATAATATGAAATTCCGCAGAGAATTACGCCGCTGATGATAAAAATAATCCACTGGGATGCTTCATGAAATCCTTTTCCAAGTCCTTGGGAGCGGGCGTAGGGGAAGCCGATAACCCCAATTTGAAAAACCCAGCGTGAGAGCATAGGCATGACAATGAGCAGGGTTAAGGACAAAGGAGTGAGGCTGGCCAATAAAGCAAACTTCAAAATCAGCAGGCCGGATAATGCCATTGAAGCATGAGCTCCCACTCGGCTGTCCTTCATGATCTCTAATATTCTTTCCGGGGTTCGGGCAGATAATAAACCGTCCATGCTGTCCATGAAGCCATCGAGATGAATTCCACCTGTGAGCATTAACTCGGCTCCCAAAAGAAGAGCTCCCAAAACTAAAGGCGGATAATAGGGGGTAAGGGCTTTGGCCAGGAGCCAGAGAAGCAAGCCTATGACTAATCCTACAAGAGGGTAATAGCGGTAGCTTTGGGTGAATTCTTCGCTTGTTATGTCTTTGGGAACCGGTAAGGGAATTCGCGTAAAAAAAGTTATAGCAATCAGAAATCCGCGCATTCTATCACTCCTTAAGCAGAGAAGCTAATAACTTCTCACCGGAGGATTTTACATCGATGGGAAAACCTGCAATTACCATATACACATTCTCTGCACAGCGGGCAAGGATCTGATTGCTCCGTCCGGCTAAATCCCGGTAGGCACGGGCCAAAGGGTTTTCCGGGACAATTCCTTGTCCCACTTCGTTGCTGACGAAAATAACCTTAGGTTTAATCTCTTGAGCAAGCCGAGCTACATCTTTAACGATGTCTAAAATCTTTGGCTCAATATGATTGTAAATTTGGGAGCCTTGTTCAGCTTCTTCGGCTTGATCAGCTTGTCCGGCTAACAGCATATTTGTAAGCCAGAGTGTTACACAGTCAAGGAGGATGACGACCTCCTCATCTTTTAGAAGGGTTAAGGTTTCTCGTATGTTCAAGGGTTCCTCGATGAGCCGCCATGAGGCAGGACGCTGTTCCTGGTGTTTTTTGACACGTATGGCCATTTCCTTGTCCCAGACCTGGGCAGTGGCAATGTAAATGACCGGACGCTTGTCCTTGGCGGCAAGACGTTCTGCAAAGGAGCTTTTGCCGCTTCGGGCACCACCGGTAATGAATGTGAATTCTGACATAACGTTCATCGACTCCCCTTGTTAAGTAATTATGGATTACAGCCTTTGGTTAACTTTTTTCGCTGACTCCGGCGTCAGCAAAGGTAGACATTTCGTTAAGAA
This Desulfosporosinus orientis DSM 765 DNA region includes the following protein-coding sequences:
- a CDS encoding putative ABC transporter permease; translated protein: MTKLTDVILTFYLYAFAGWIMETIYRSSLQRRMVNPGFLSGPFLPIYGFFAAFVIWSSSFIDDVSWFVLFLWFIFLSTLLEYIAGWFFERFFHLQLWDYHATPFNLHGRIALPFSLLWGILGLIFYNVINPWVQIYMQQIPPTLRSALALVISAYALWDIIHSTLLLRRLEHFVNIFQDRYERLELLSFHIACSPFYRLLHTYPKMRHTLHEKMALLYAKQEALEQFIRLQKQRFNHSDGKDSHSLD
- a CDS encoding GerAB/ArcD/ProY family transporter, with the translated sequence MKLEKGEISSSQLMFLVGCFIQGSLLSSLSYAYPIAKHDTWLAVIAALILGLLFAFIYLAIANQFPGQNIIQINDLVFGPYLGKFVSLHYVYLFLSSLSIYLWYIGDFVLTYVMPETPVILIMIMFIFICAWAVRLGIEVIARVSILFFFITYLIITVTVGLLLKDMKFTNLLPIFELPLRDFIHSTHIILHYSFSTVMIFLMVIPSMNKPKEAKKSVLLGMIFGGMFMIMGAVRDIATLGPLCGVMTTPSLEAVRIISIAKILTRLEVLVAMGQIFLLFIIASLFYYTSAVSIAQLTKLRTYVPLVFPLGIISVTQALTSYESRMQLSYMSIHITPMYSLLFYLVIPLTTLIVAKLRHLPK
- a CDS encoding Ger(x)C family spore germination protein, whose translation is MILMIITLIISMTGCWNRRELPSLAIVLGLGLDKGEGKDKLDLTTQIVKTAELKTSSPEEGGSGGGSNGAGAYWNVKNSGDSVFKIIRDYTHKSSRKLYWPHNQVLIFGRSLAEEGISEYLDFFQRDQEARSEVFILVAEDKAGDIFDVKPKLEKVPSINISDLIDAQAATSQSSITRLYQFVIRLMSKTTAPIAPIIRIEGQGDNRVLVVSGTAIFKDDKMIGEMDKKETRGLLWVIDKVKSGIIDINCPDSEDKVSLEIIRSKGKITSKITDDKPHITVEIKEEGNIGSQACAENLASPDAVERLEEQESEAIKEEIEATLDKAKKLNADIFGFGDILHQRHPKEWQEMKDDWDDIFPNLDVEILVEAKIRRSGSLEQPAAPEKKE
- a CDS encoding spore germination protein, translated to MGVVLSFLLSKYKLLKLLNQSNASTPKEQSSAPNTPSNLTSSLKTNLKIIREFIGKNYDIVIREFALAEYGQIDAALIYLTGMTNPTIINESILKPLMLESCLKEKKTSLKPDLIDIIKTTLLTAGEVDQSNSIEDILDCCLSGQTIMLVNGCSDALMIMTADWKSRNVSDPKTESVVRGPREGFVENLLTNTTLLRRKIRNPDLVLESMRIGQRTKTKICIAYIKELANPLLIEEIKRRLNDIKTDSILESGLIEQYIEDAPFSIFATISNTEKPDAAAAKILEGRAAILVDGTPFVLTVPMVMLESFQSAEDYYSRPYFASFIRMLRFLAYALSILAPATYVALTTFHQELIPTPLLFSMAAAQEGVPFPAVVEAIGMGVVFEILREAGVRLPRPVGQAVSIVGALVIGQSAVTAGLIGAPMVIVVALTAVASFVVPAQTDSGGVLRIIFVTLAGFSGGFGIIIGLIGLFIHLASLRSFGTPYLSPIAPLSTMDLKDAFIRAPIWTMITRPKLIGWQDPKRKEFRLKPEPPPPQEDKQSK
- the cobS gene encoding adenosylcobinamide-GDP ribazoletransferase; its protein translation is MRGFLIAITFFTRIPLPVPKDITSEEFTQSYRYYPLVGLVIGLLLWLLAKALTPYYPPLVLGALLLGAELMLTGGIHLDGFMDSMDGLLSARTPERILEIMKDSRVGAHASMALSGLLILKFALLASLTPLSLTLLIVMPMLSRWVFQIGVIGFPYARSQGLGKGFHEASQWIIFIISGVILCGISYYLLGLAGPLALGVTALLITIMSYRISALLGGLTGDLYGAFIELSEVICLLVAFPFLH
- the cobU gene encoding bifunctional adenosylcobinamide kinase/adenosylcobinamide-phosphate guanylyltransferase; the encoded protein is MSEFTFITGGARSGKSSFAERLAAKDKRPVIYIATAQVWDKEMAIRVKKHQEQRPASWRLIEEPLNIRETLTLLKDEEVVILLDCVTLWLTNMLLAGQADQAEEAEQGSQIYNHIEPKILDIVKDVARLAQEIKPKVIFVSNEVGQGIVPENPLARAYRDLAGRSNQILARCAENVYMVIAGFPIDVKSSGEKLLASLLKE